ACCTACTAATAAAAATACGCCAAGAAACTCTCGAGACCATCATTCGATGCGAGAGGTATAAGACTGGAATGTTTTGCTCATGGAAGTCAAAAAGGTATCAGATGCAAGAGCTTTCTCTAGACATTCATCCCTGATTCCCTATTCTTTCTTTTCTGAACATTACTTTCCTTCAAGCAAATCGCATCAATAATCCAAGGTCGAGTCGCAGTGATCACGCGTTAGCAGGGGGCTGGGGCAGCATCGGCGCTGGTTCTTCATCAGAATCGTCAGAGTGGACACGAGTGAAGCGCCGTCGTTCGAGCAGCCGGCGTAGTTTGAACTCGCCGTGCCCGTACTCCCAGCGACGTCGCGTCACGCCTTTGCGACCTATTGAACCAGACTTTTGAAGTAGGGAATTTATTTGGCCTAGGCTATATCGGCCATCTAATAACCATTTCTTTTTATAggcataagaaaaaaaaaacaaaaaataacttgCCACTTGTCTAGTTTCATTGAAATGTTCGTATTACCTTGTTACGCTTATTTTAATAACGTTTTGGTCTGGTTCGTAAATATCTTTTGATAATCACTTTTGATAATTAGTCTCGCACAAAGCTGAAGAGATTTTAACAACAACCTAAGTTTAACCTACTAACAGTGTTTATGGTAAGCCTTCCTGGCTATTATAattatgtgtcgcttaacttcaaactcgggtaaacccattcgaccctctcagcaaatatctaccttgtatcttaataccaaaatcgcataatctgacataTGAAtgtacccgagtttgaagttaagcgactcataattatgattatgaccTGTAGTTTTCGTACAAAAAAAATGGCCaacgaaatataatttgcacTGCTATTTTGCTACCCGAATTCCTAAAACGTGCGGAAATCGCGAGCCGAACTTGTGGGAATGGAAAacttaattatcttttaatgaaatttaatcttGGCCTAATCTCAACGAAGGAACTGCTAATTTCAGTCAAGGGTTGGCAGTCGTTTTACAATTCATGTTTTTATGTAAGATGATGTATGCGGACCCCTTCCTTACGCATATTAAATGTAATTGGATAAGCACGAAAAATGGAGCTATTTTCTAATAGTGCTATGTGATTTAAAAGTGTGCTAAAACTGTGGTCAATACACATGCGGtgcgtaaaaataaaaatacaagaagCTGCTTCCAATAAATGTAtttcaattaaatatttttacatcgCATCACTAAGTACTAAAGCATAAGCataactaaaagtaaacattaCGTACTTTGAGTACTACAAAATAAATACTAgcattacaaataaataaagtctGTACGAAACACATTGTGCTAGGAATGATAAACAAGCGTAACGTAATATTAAAGGTGTATATAAAGATTAAAAATAGTGTAGTGtgtaaaatttaaaaagaaataataaCTTTTTGTCCACCGAAAGTCAATAAATACGTCGCAATTTTTTTCGATCGTAATGTGTAAATGGTTACATTTATCAacggcggtcaaaaggttaaatttggttatcagatcacaaagCTTAAAGGAGATCAGATCACAAATGAAAAAATCTAAAGTTTCTACTACCATATttatctaattattatttatggaTTTATAGATTCTTTGTtattaacataatataaatTGGATATGTAATTACAGAATGTTCGTTTACTTAACCAATTTATTTTTAGCGATAACTTTTTCAAGTAACACGAGATCAAGACCAAACACTATGATTACAATATATAATAGATTCGAATTGTAAAAATGCACAAAAAAAATCTCAGTTGGCTATTGGCATGCAAGACTAGCTAAAACATAATGATCTTTTTAGTGTGGAAAATGTTTTCGACACGCCCAGTAATGAGATGTCGTGTTCAATCTTGCATACCAAAAGGATTAAAGCAAATCCCAAAAGCATAAAAAGTTTTAGAACATGCAAAATATTCGTAATCATATTTAATGAATTAATAATTTCTTGGCCATTTTGCGATTTCGTTGTAAGTAGGTAAAGTAGGTTACATATTTAGAGCTATGTTTTTACAAATTTAGgtcagtttttttaaacttaattgcataaaataggtataaaaaaaacaacttaaGGTAACCAGTTTAGGTAAAATTGAGACAGAAATTAATTCTACTAGATACGCgtagataaattaaaacattgaaatatatatttaaatcattaaATCATCTAGTTTAACTTTACAGATGTAAAcatgatataaaaaaataaaataaaataagaaatatataaaACGGGTTACACACTATACATTTAAGAGCGCGTACAAAATGTAACTCCTAACATTGCGAGTAACGTTTGGTTTTGGATGTCTACTTTCAAAAGTAAATTGGCTACTTACGTATTGAAATATGTACGTATAGAAAACGATACGTAttgagaaaaaataaaatatttatattctaattatattataacattttTGTAAAGTGGACGGGCAAGAGGACTAGGTAAGAAACTGGTTATTCCAAACGTGAAAACCCTAAGTCGTATGACCTAGATTTTTAGTTTGGTAACCGAGGTTTTCcatattaataaattaagtacAAATACATAGGCGCGTTGGCTTATGTATTACAATATGCGtcaaatattttctttttatcATCTCTAAAgcatatatagttggtcaagcaaatcttgtcagtagaaaaaggcccgaaattcatattttctatgagaagatatcccttcgcacctacatttttcaaatttgctgcctttttctactgacaagatagACCAACTTTATTTACGGGCATCACGTCGTTGTACTTAATTTAAATTGGTGATTAGAGAACAGAATTTTATGATCgtgttttatacttttatcAATAGATTGCTTACACCAGAGTtgtataaaacacaaaaataacTACCAATTTTATCAGGTATTAACCAACActattttatacaacatagggaTTGAAGGTGCATTTTAAACTTCATTCATTATCAGGAATACAGGTAGCGGTGAAAAGGTTAAAGATCACGAACTGTTCGCTAAACTCCTTGTAACCGGGCATTAGGCGACAAGCGGCTCGGCCTGCTCGTCCTTACCTTTGTTCCTCGCCCGCAGCAGCGCCAGCGCCGCCACAGCGAGCAACGCGGCGCCCGCCGCCCCGGCCGCGCCGCCCACCGCGCCGCGCCACGTGTCCCAAGTGTCCAGTGGCACCATCGCGGTTTGGTCACCGAGCGCTATGACATACCGGCAGACTTAGTACCAATGCAACAGTACCTCGCGCAAGAGATAAactatccgtcactttttaattcATATCAGAtaaaaaactggtcaagtgcgagtcgtactcgcgtttcaagggttccgtacataacaCAATTTAtagcaattttttttgtacgtgTAACGTGAGTGAAACTTTGAAATACCCGAATGGGTCAGTTCAAAAACCAGATGTAACATGAAGTGTTATGGCGCGATGGCTTATATGGCGCGATGGCTCTGCAACTATGCAAAGTAGCAAAGTAGCTTGGATAGGAATATTAAATgccgaacaatagtacaagtgtccaaatgcgaagactgaaggccgagctccgcgtagagcTGAAAGCTCGGTGCGTCCGACGGGTTCGCGCTTCCCAAAACTTCCGCAAGTGTTTTAAAAGCGAAGGTCGAAAAGAGATAAACatatcttatatttttaaacgagcaattctgtGCATgttcctgggttcgaatcccggtaagggcatttatttgtgtgatgaacacagatatttgtccctgagtcatgggtgttttctatgtatatatgtataagtatgtatttatctatataagtatgtttatatcgtcgcctagtacccatagtacaagctatgcttagtttggggttaggtcgatctgtgtaagatatcctcaatatttatttatttatatttatattacggaatctcggaaacggctctaacaattTCGATTATATTTGCTATATTCGCTTGCTAtatttcgggggcgaaaaatcgatctagctaggtcttatatcTCCGGGAAAACGTGCatctttgagtttttatgttttccgagcaaagctcggtctcccagatgttAGTGCTAAAACAACAGTACAAGTACCTATTAATCAATCAATAGTACAAGTACCATTGTGGCTGTGTGCCAGATACAGCCTAGTCGACATTTTTTGTCTTCAATCGGACTCACGCTTGAACCTAAAGGCACACTTCTTCGGGACGCTTCGGACCTTCGGCCTTATGCAGATATCGGCCTAGGGCCTTCGCAATAGCTGTCTACACAACTTTTCACTTAAACCATTGCTGCTGCGTCCCTAAAATTACCTAAACGCATTTTTGTTCCTAAATCCGTCTCACacttgactgtagatttctaataggttttcctgtcatctttcggtaaagaactattttgtgaatGTTTTTCAAAcatttagacccagtagtttcggagacagagggggggggggggggaaattTTTGTCTACGTtattgaataacttctaaactatttatcctaaaatataaaaaaaaatatgcttgagattctcacaatgagccctttcgtttgatatataacacgatatagtttgctaaactttgtttttttaattttcttatttaccccccaaaagtagcccctatgttaaaaattcatttgttgacgttacatgtccgtctttgggtcacagacttacatatgtgtaccaaatttcaacttaattggtccagtagtttcggtgcaaataggctgtgacagacggacagacagacgcacgagtgatcctataagggttccgttttttccttttgaggtacggaaccctaaaaaaggtgaATAGTCTACCCtgcgggcgagatactgtcgcagCGCACTCGCACTTATGTTATGGTTACTGGGTTAATATCACCAGTGTTTCGAATCGAACGCCTTTCAGtgtattacttttttttattgtttggtaGTATAGGGACCTACCAGGATAACCAATATCATCAAAACACTTCGTTACAAATGTGTACAAAGAGATTAGGGGCACAAAAATGCTCTGATATAGGTAGACCCACTTAATGCGTTGCACATTATGTACCTACGCATGTGAAATAACGAGTGTGGATTTTGAGCTTGATTTTACTACGTTTTGAGGGCAATAAAAAAAGCATCATTACTATGATTGAAGCGTCTTTCATTTCATTTGGGACTTTGataatattatcatttttattagCGATAGCATATAAATACCCTTTATAGAGTTATTGACATATATGGTATATATATTTAGTCATGTTCACGAccataattatacattttaatcCTTTTTTCAATAacataaaatagttaaataaataaatcattaatcgggtacataaaaaaattataaagcaATAGGATACGACAAAGAGAATTAACTTTGGATACGATAGGTTAAAACAATAGAAGGGTAATAAGGAAGGATTTCAGAACGATGAAATTACCTTAACGATGAAAACACCTATAGGGGTGAGTTAAACAAAATTCTGAAAACGAAAAAATACGCTAGTAACTAAACGAAATCTGTATAAAATACTAaggaattattttaataaactattaacttaaattaacataattaaataagtttttgaatTATATGATAATTACGAAAGTAGGTTCCTAATTATTTGAgtatttattatctttttatagTAAAGGCATTGTATGTGGTAAAAAGGTTAAATTCTAGCTAACTACGATTTAACCTTATACTCACATATAATTTTATGATTACTTTTTTGCACATAGGTAACACATAAGACAATAGTGGCAAAAAAAACCATCATAATGCTATTTAATACAGGCATTCATTCAAAAATGTGTGAAATGAGACTATATCATATAAACAATGATTGTATTATCATCACCACCatatatattaataattacGTCCCACTGCACGTGGCAACGTGGGCATCAACGGTAACTCAATGCGGACTGGGGACTTTACACACACCatcaataaatttaatatattatattgtttattttattgttttatatatttttttttttatttgaaaacacTATGAACCTCCAGTTTGAACAAATTATCGTTTCCATACGCCCCTATATTGTAAATAGCTGCTATAGCcgtttttcaaaatattattaaaaaatgtggGTATGCAAATACATCTGAAAAAATATGATAGATTATTTGCCGCTACTGTATATAGGGCAATAATGCGAGCTAAAGTTGTAATATTACTTACCGATAGTGGTGGTAGGTTTGACTGGCCCGCTCATATTCTTCTCAATTTTCGTTTCGTTCCGCAAAACATCGTCTTCGAATTTATATACCCTACAATTAAAAAATGGTAAGTTTAATTCTAGATTATAAATAAATCTAGATTACCTTATTTATTTCCATTTTAAACAGGATTTATTTAGTTAAACATTTCTCTGTGTTTACTGTGGTGAGCCTACagcagataaaaaaaaacatggcaaTTTTTAATTATCTTCTACGTATAATAGTCACTATTGAGTTCAGCGACATAGACATTAGAGCCATCAGTGTAGTAACTACTTCATGCGGGTTGCTGAACTCCGCATCAGGAACAAAAGTGCCAATGCCAATAACTAATGGTATAGTGACGATATGGTAGTCACAGACGTAGTCAGAATAGTCACCTGAACGGATTGAGCTCGGCGACGTAGACCTTAGACCCATCAGCGGTAGTAACTACATCGTGTGGGTTGCTGAACTCCGCCTCAGGAGCGAAAGTGCCGATAAGCCGAGCTGACGTGAAGTCGATGACGTAGCCTCGGACGGGCACGTTGCCCGACGGCCCGTTGACTATGTACAGGCGACCACCTGGGGaagtttaaccttttaaccaGAGTTACACTAAAAGTACAAAAAGATAATTGTCATTACATTTTGCTTAGAAAGGTTGTTGTTAATACACATACGCATACAGGGCAGTTAAAGCTGATTTACCTTCCAAtggaatacattttttttcggcCATGTAAGCCAGTTATATGGCGGGATATAATATCAGAAACAAAGTTAAAATTTACCTCTAACTGGAGAATAGGCAACACTAAATAGCCTCGGTCCTATAAGCCAGTTCTTGAACCCAGCGACATAAGTCCCATTATCAGACCGGAAGCAGGCGACTCGACCGTTTTCTCTGTCCGCCACGCATACTAGGCCTCTGTCTTCGGCCAGAGTTAGGGCGTGCGGCACGTTGAATGAGAATGGGGAAGCGAATCGGGAATCTGAGGAAGAAAATCAAATTATCCATTTAGCGCCAcatgcaccatcccactaacccggggttaaccggttaaacctggagttaccatggttaccagtaaaaTCTCACAcataacggtttaaccgcttaaccttgggttagtgggatggtgcaagtggccctttgTGGTACAAAAACCTTGCAAGTAATATTAAACATGTATAGTGTTTAAAACTGTTTAAAggttaaaatcgactttttaaataaatgaattaaataaaaaatagccTGCTATAAAGGCgattttaaccttttaaccaaATCGCATGTTTAATATGACTTACAAATCTTACAATTTGAACTTTATCGAAATGTTATGCACCGAATCGTAGACTTACAAACCCAAATTATAACTCCAACCATTCTGCTTTACAGAAAGTAAACGGGTACATTAGGCGCTAATGTGTTAAATGTGTTAGGTACTAACGGTGTTTTATTGTCTATACGTGTTTGCGAATGCCATGAATAAATGCttctaattttttatttaagaatTCATCAGAGTCGTAGTACTGTTAATTGCCTCCAAAAGGGTACATTGGGTACTCACTACTCATTGTCCCCAAACAGGTACAGTGGGCGCTAATGAGGTATTTGCCTAATGACATAAAGTAGGTACTCACGGATACCCTACTGCAGTAGTAACACTAGTAAGTAGTAACTCTCTGTAGGTCCCTAAGTTCATGATGTGCGTACAGCAGTCGTCAGTCACGAAGTGGTGTTAATAGTCCCCAAACGGGTAAAGTAATCGCTTCGCTAATGAGTTAACTAACTAGGGCTCTATGAACTTGTTTTCTGTATGTGTTGTTAAGCATATTGTAGTGACTCGTGGCTACGCCACTGCAGTAGCGACTCCCCATCAGGACCAAACTTCATGATGCGCGTATTACAATTGTCGTCAGCCACGAAGAACTTGCCAGAGTCGACGCGACGTTCTGTATAATACCCAAAGGGGGTACAGTGGGCGCTAATGAGTTGTGTACATATTGTTAGGTATATGTTGGGTACTCACGGCTACCCCACTGTAGTAGTAACTCCCCATCAGGACCAAACTTCATAATGCGCGTGTTACAATAGCCGTCAGCCACGAAGAACTCGCCAGAGTCGAGGACGGCGACGGCGCTCGGCTTGCAGAAGTGGCGCTCGTCGTTGCCTGGCACGAACCTAGCGAAGTTGGAATGATTATTGATTAGTATAACATCTTGAAATGTgtcggtttttatttttaaccttATGCGGGCTGTACACACCCGTCGAGAAaccccgagacaggccgagaacgagtgtgtacatgctGCTCCCTTCCGGTCTCGCTCTTCCTTGTCTCGTCTCGCGCTTCTCCGACTGGATCGGAGCGGTGCCGAGACTAtcggcgagaggctctcgacgaATGTGTACAGCCGACATTACATTTGATGCCTGACGTCAAAATTACGTGATCTCACAGATTAAATTTTAATCATTTCTAGTTATTTATACCGGATCGTTTTTTAAGGTAAGTAATATCACTCACTCGTAGTCGTAACGCCCGCCATACAAAATGATTGTTAAGGagttattaatataattttttttaaggggCTTTGTCACGCAGTGACG
This genomic interval from Cydia splendana chromosome 4, ilCydSple1.2, whole genome shotgun sequence contains the following:
- the LOC134789699 gene encoding peptidyl-alpha-hydroxyglycine alpha-amidating lyase 1-like isoform X1 translates to MQVKDKFVLNYAVQVVIVVFCIINSIVGRKFADEGYYPGDYYNAQQEQYAKIKTALGKLEHAPQYVPNWPNPNIKLGQVSGVALDPTGQLLVFHRADNTWDETTFSMRNVYQKIGEPPIPHNTVLVFNDTGELVDMWGKNLFYMPHGITVDKQGNVWVTDVALHQVFKFTPRQREEPALVLGEKFVPGNDERHFCKPSAVAVLDSGEFFVADGYCNTRIMKFGPDGELLLQWGSHSRFASPFSFNVPHALTLAEDRGLVCVADRENGRVACFRSDNGTYVAGFKNWLIGPRLFSVAYSPVRGGRLYIVNGPSGNVPVRGYVIDFTSARLIGTFAPEAEFSNPHDVVTTADGSKVYVAELNPFRVYKFEDDVLRNETKIEKNMSGPVKPTTTIALGDQTAMVPLDTWDTWRGAVGGAAGAAGAALLAVAALALLRARNKGKDEQAEPLVA
- the LOC134789699 gene encoding peptidyl-alpha-hydroxyglycine alpha-amidating lyase 1-like isoform X2, which gives rise to MQVKDKFVLNYAVQVVIVVFCIINSIVGRKFADEGYYPGDYYNAQQEQYAKIKTALGKLEHAPQYVPNWPNPNIKLGQVSGVALDPTGQLLVFHRADNTWDETTFSMRNVYQKIGEPPIPHNTVLVFNDTGELVDMWGKNLFYMPHGITVDKQGNVWVTDVALHQVFKFTPRQREEPALVLGEKFVPGNDERHFCKPSAVAVLDSGEFFVADGYCNTRIMKFGPDGELLLQWGSHSRFASPFSFNVPHALTLAEDRGLVCVADRENGRVACFRSDNGTYVAGFKNWLIGPRLFSVAYSPVRGGRLYIVNGPSGNVPVRGYVIDFTSARLIGTFAPEAEFSNPHDVVTTADGSKVYVAELNPFRVYKFEDDVLRNETKIEKNMSGPVKPTTTIEFCLTHPYRCFHR